One Clupea harengus chromosome 12, Ch_v2.0.2, whole genome shotgun sequence DNA segment encodes these proteins:
- the ddhd2 gene encoding phospholipase DDHD2 has translation MASKGSLSEPVRPHWFYCPPAGEKSPWLPLSYEDSHKLEEAYAWSQELGQEQEKDVVVPVEGSRYDVRLKERSRHAVYWSEPPSEVRRGLWFYKGSKESGYTPYPEDASHILEEAYRSAVALNEWRKKVELPTGGTIFLQSPKSCPHPAQRRPTPPTEPTPSRVVVRGLENVQIDIPEGEPDTVDHLVFMVHGIGPTCDLRMRTLVHCVNDFRSASLGLINSHFRETEGLSGIGRVEFLPITWHDVLHSDTGVDKDMERITLPSISVLRHFGNDTLLDVFFYNSPKYCQVIVDTVASDINRLHALFLQRHPGFTGAVSLAGHSLGSIILFDLLTNQKKSTEEEVVAEESDDSCQSDKAVTASDMSVTASDESETASDESVMASDESESLEDILRGRGLEEHLHVLQREQVDSESLLLCTENDLKDLGIPLGPRKKILDLAKKFKRSRAGTSLPVPNGRVAQETAGPPPHGTRIPEGTTSSSTISYHCSGVGTGQVSVNYPQLAFSPQAFFALGSPIGMFLTVRGLKRMAPDYSLPTCKSFYNIYHPYDPVAYRIEPLVLPAGVELPPVLLPHYKGRKRMHLELRDGLTRVSSEVLGSLRNVWQVFSQVPNSALPLLGQGSDAAFNTSSDTQDDRMSVATGTSQEAQRKDVKVGMLNGGRRFDYVLQEKPIEIFNQYLFAIQSHLCYWESEDTALLVLREIYEQQKAPGSHPTHAAGGDVVM, from the exons ATGGCTAGTAAGGGCAGCCTGAGCGAGCCGGTGCGCCCCCACTGGTTCTACTGCCCGCCTGCGGGCGAGAAGAGCCCCTGGCTCCCCCTCAGCTACGAGGACTCCCACAAGCTGGAGGAGGCGTACG cgTGGAGTCAGGAGCtcgggcaggagcaggagaaggacgTGGTCGTGCCCGTCGAGGGGAGTCGCTACGACGTGCGTCTGAAGGAGAGGAGCCGCCACGCCGTGTACTGGAGCGAGCCGCCCTCCGAGGTGCGCCGCGGCCTGTGGTTCTACAAGGGGAGCAAGGAGAGCGGATACACCCCCTACCCCGAGGACGCCAGCCACATCCTggag GAGGCGTACAGGAGCGCCGTGGCCCTGAATGAGTGGCGGAAGAAGGTGGAACTGCCTACAGGAGGGACCATCTTTCTGCAGAGCCCCAAG AGCTGCCCCCACCCCGCCCAGcgccgccccaccccacccacggAGCCCACCCCATCcagggtggtggtgagggggttGGAGAACGTGCAGATTGACATACCAGAGG GGGAGCCTGACACAGTGGACCACCTGGTGTTTATGGTGCATGGCATCGGCCCAACGTGTGACCTGCGTATGCGCACTTTGGTTCACTGTG TGAATGACTTCCGCAGCGCCTCTCTGGGTCTGATAAACTCTCACTTCCGTGAGACGGAGGGTCTGAGTGGGATCGGGCGGGTGGAGTTCCTGCCCATCACCTGGCACGATGTGCTGCACAGCGACACGGGGGTTGACAA ggaCATGGAGAGGATCACGCTGCCCAGCATCAGTGTCCTGCGTCATTTCGGGAACGACACCCTCCTGGACGTCTTCTTCTACAACAGTCCCAAGTACTGCCAGGTGATAGTGGACACGGTGGCGTCGGACATCAACCGCCTGCACGCTCTCTTCCTCCAGAGGCACCCCGGCTTCACCGGAGCCGTCTCCCTGGCAGGACACAGCCTAG GTTCCATCATCCTGTTTGATCTCTTGACTAACCAGAAGAAAAGCACAGAAGAAGAGGTTGTGGCGGAGGAG TCAGACGACAGCTGTCAATCGGACAAGGCTGTGACGGcctctgacatgtctgtgacGGCCTCTGACGAGTCTGAGACGGCCTCTGACGAGTCTGTGATGGCCTCTGACGAGTCTGAAAGCCTGGAGGACATTCTGAGGGGTAGAGGTCTGGAGGAACATCTCCACGTCCTTCAGAGAGAGCAGGTGGACTCTGAGTCTCTG CTCCTCTGCACAGAAAATGACTTGAAGGACCTCGGGATTCCTTTAGGACCTCGCAAGAAAATTTTGGACCTGGCAAAGAAATTCAAG CGTTCCAGAGCAGGAACCTCCTTGCCAGTTCCAAACGGGCGGGTTGCCCAGGAGACCGCGGGTCCTCCACCGCACGGCACACGTATCCCAGAaggcaccaccagcagcagcactatCAGCTACCACTGCTCAGGAGTGGGCACTGGACag GTGTCCGTCAACTACCCCCAGCTGGCCTTCAGCCCCCAGGCCTTCTTCGCCCTGGGCTCGCCCATCGGAATGTTCCTGACCGTGCGAGGGCTGAAGAGGATGGCGCCCGACTACAGCCTGCCCACCTGCAAGAGCTTCTACAACATCTACCACCCT TATGACCCTGTGGCCTACCGGATCGAGCCTCTGGTTCTGCCTGCAGGGGTGGAGCTGCCTCCCGTGCTGCTGCCCCACTACAAGGGCAGGAAGAGGATGCATCTCG AGCTCAGAGACGGCCTGACGcgggtgagctcagaggtgcTGGGTTCTCTGCGCAATGTGTGGCAAGTGTTCTCGCAGGTACCCAACTCAGCACTGCCCCTGCTGGGCCAAGGGAGCGATGCAGCCTTCAACAcatcctcagacacacaggaTGACA GGATGAGCGTTGCCACGGGAACCAGTCAGGAAGCTCAGAGGAAGGACGTGAAGGTTGGAATGCTGAACGGAGGAAGGCGCTTTGATTACGTGCTGCAGGAGAAGCCGATCGAGATCTTCAACCAGTATCTGTTTGCTATCCAGAGCCACCTGTGTTACTG GGAATCTGAGGACACAGCTTTGCTGGTTTTGAGAGAAATCTACGAGCAACAGAAAGCCCCCGGCTCCCACCCCACCCACGCTGCAGGAGGAGatgtggtcatgtga